One genomic window of Mercenaria mercenaria strain notata chromosome 2, MADL_Memer_1, whole genome shotgun sequence includes the following:
- the LOC123564281 gene encoding serine/arginine repetitive matrix protein 2-like isoform X1, with protein MSVLQVYLNWVNSVLSDVGGTPCSGVTTVQEGRIVCQLIDKLCPSVTLQQNVRNSGNTTPQRYLRAALDHMRSHGIKFHFTPQDWKKWEKNILDGDIKSILDVLWLIILNYSVHSIGSSPYQRSVGIGKKLLLDWCQRELQVQFDPQNSLTYNLCTGDWFLKLLTKNSDKPLNEDIEREENLKTQLLAIERKYGIKDNLIKPSDITEGTIDEHTLMIYISLLRLKIGDSVDVPLKSPRELSFQPVENSATDDTTSSGKTQEVPAIVFSEAKSPSPETDIDPVQIFTTPPQSVSPDSSPTQSPPRKRSPEGSETSDWMSQSSGSPMSSLHDKLYEQKSPELPAEAETVIKQTISQHVEGHITPSEDGMQKDSSKHSSRIPVRVKDGDESHRSVSSPGRIEGDKDKTVTRKISIKVQRPRSPNSIMAEARARQEQERERKRKEKEELDRKRREEKDEPVMTGSASEADISETGTRVKYSFETDPVKSDDDDIVKDRPKGTSVSVNLPNSVQMNGEIHDGVPVFVMPGQKHDMELLLEALRHARTEASVQDQLIQNAPADQPDFRHVVDKNIEQLEAQLAAVKAQSKELFEDRSRKQEMERGRASAREPHRARRGEGHSPPRGILDVMVNQNVQPQETSPKERMYDESRSTPPGILRNRGRSPTDHVRRLTEDGRSRGESYSPDKHRSSPYQNGTDGDDADKRLIKFLTNEIENMKLKMSVLEQKNQQRSQSPYGMGPRITGGLPERDRSPAQISSRARARFSDSDGNLGSYSPARRTRSTDMIEELRSRSPRFDSPGRSPSRSPRFDSPGRSSSRSPRFDSPGRSSSRSPARSPVGMYRSRTPDRISSRERIRPISPSARVLSLQDLSTSINDDLDGNLTFSPASGSKPVSLGYSSPIRKVNDEIWGYGQTDDDYYADTAKYEGWKQLISREAVTDEDSLELKQALASSLVELNILQAKLKNANSDIKGKMSKTTEVLNDCRAQISTSQAENAELRGQLEREKQNRETQEARLKDMEQNLHSAKTNQDDKKLELEESVITLKGIVNLDKNQMSQLEDENDKLRKKISEFQRENIKLKEISSCCIQDFNELKMYNDKAQQTIKDLKSCLEDARTERNQMVGEIKKLKDQSKNNAVSSIINNYMEKGLYEDAEKDHVADRDRSRSRSPNRFIQPRSVSPVFSRPVTPVRTSSPVRMSDHSYTVSAYTPGSRSQTPTPCSFSYEDISPDGHEIYPHRRTRSYVQKFGAQDVSSSQVDLNDPEIAELLKPKTRLTYDLDDNLENGPQAKRKLLYSPYMDKDFVPRSNQNGYIEKDTNYEQESLLLKKETSHRKSEVEEEWESRKFIDALDHAVTQTPAQLAQQRFLQGLSSTGDDTTRWRSPSKGILKNTKSAQNMSIKENISPSRRSFESRSYSPSVRSPLGYTTGKPASRSYTPEPSSTKSYNPTRSYSNTAQTRSYSPNNRNRSQSPRTVGQRSYSPGNRSSSPGYKGSTTKDSGYSTPTQPMRYRSSVVNDNRDYSRPRTPTSSRSHAEKKSGLLSDEERRYADLLIDKYTSDDVINVQECYAESHKLKPTDLWC; from the exons tttatgtaCTGGGGATTGGTTTCTGAAACTTCTGACTAAAAATTCTGACAAACCACTAAATGAGGATATA GAAAGAGAAGAAAACTTGAAGACTCAGCTTTTGGCAATAGAACGTAAATACGGAATAAAAGATAACCTCATCAA GCCATCAGACATTACTGAAGGTACAATAGATGAGCACACTTTGATGATATACATCTCTCTCTTAAGACTGAAG ATTGGAGATTCTGTTGATGTACCTTTGAAATCTCCTCGAGAATTATCATTTCAG CCTGTAGAGAATTCTGCCACAGATGATACTACATCTAGTGGTAAAACTCAAGAAGTACCCGCCATTGTGTTTTCAGAAGCCAAATCTCCTAGTCCAGAAACTGACATAGATCCAGTCCAAATATTCACCACTCCACCACAGTCTGTTTCGCCAGATTCTTCACCTACGCAATCACCGCCACGGAAACGATCGCCGGAGGGATCGGAAACTTCTGATTGGATGTCCCAGTCATCTGGTTCACCAATGTCATCACTTCATGATAAACTTTATGAACAAAAATCCCCTGAATTGCCTGCAGAGGCAGAAACTGTGATAAAACAAACTATAAGTCAGCATGTTGAGGGACATATAACTCCTTCTGAAGACGGCATGCAAAAAGATTCTAGTAAACATAGTAGTAGAATTCCAGTAAGAGTAAAAGACGGTGATGAATCACATAGATCTGTCAGTAGTCCTGGAAGAATAGAAGGTGATAAAGATAAAACTGTGACTAGAAAAATTAGTATTAAAGTTCAGAGGCCTAGAAGTCCTAACAGTATTATGGCTGAGGCAAGGGCTCGGCAAGAGCAGGAGAGAGAGAGAAAGCGAAAGGAAAAAGAGGAACTAGATAGAAAGAGGAGAGAAGAGAAAGATGAGCCTGTAATGACAGGCAGTGCGAGTGAAGCTGACATTTCTGAAACTGGAACTAGGgtaaaatattcttttgaaacTGATCCAGTAAaatctgatgatgatgatatagtGAAAGATAGACCTAAAGGTACTAGTGTTAGTGTTAATTTACCAAATTCAGTACAAATGAATGGAGAAATTCATGATGGAGTACCTGTTTTTGTAATGCCTGGACAAAAACATGATATGGAATTATTGTTAGAAGCATTAAGGCATGCTAGAACTGAAGCAAGTGTACAAGATCAGTTAATACAGAATGCACCAGCTGATCAGCCAGATTTTCGCCATGTTGTGGATAAGAATATAGAACAGTTAGAGGCGCAGTTAGCTGCTGTGAAAGCTCAGTCTAAAGAGTTATTTGAGGATCGCAGCAGAAAACAAGAAATGGAAAGAGGAAGGGCATCAGCCAGAGAGCCACATAGAGCACGCAGAGGTGAAGGGCACAGCCCACCTCGGGGAATTCTTGATGTCATGGTCAATCAAAATGTACAACCACAGGAGACAAGTCCTAAAGAGAGAATGTATGATGAAAGTAGAAGCACACCCCCAGGTATATTACGTAATCGAGGCCGGTCCCCAACAGATCATGTTCGTAGGTTGACCGAAGATGGAAGGTCAAGAGGTGAATCATATAGTCCTGACAAACACAGGTCGTCACCATATCAGAATGGAACTGATGGGGATGATGCAGACAAAagattaattaaatttttaacaaatgagattgaaaatatgaaattgaagATGTCAGTGCTGGAGCAGAAAAACCAACAAAGATCTCAGAGTCCTTATGGAATGGGCCCAAGGATAACTGGTGGCTTACCAGAAAGGGATAGAAGTCCTGCCCAGATTAGTTCTCGAGCCAGGGCTAGATTTTCTGATTCTGATGGTAACTTAGGAAGTTATTCTCCAGCCAGAAGGACAAGATCAACAGATATGATAGAAgagttaaggtcaaggtcacctagaTTTGATAGTCCAGGAAGGTCTCCTTCAAGGTCACCTAGATTTGATAGTCCAGGAAGGTCATCTTCAAGGTCACCTAGATTCGATAGTCCAGGAAGGTCATCTTCAAGGTCTCCTGCACGCTCACCAGTCGGTATGTACAGATCTCGTACTCCTGATAGAATTTCATCAAGGGAGAGAATTCGACCAATATCACCTTCTGCTAGAGTGTTAAGTTTGCAAGATTTGTCTACCTCTATTAATGATGATCTTGATGGAAACTTGACGTTTTCTCCAGCAAGTGGTTCAAAACCGGTCAGTCTCGGATATAGTAGCCCTATTAGAAAAGTGAATGATGAAATTTGGGGCTATGGACAAACTGATGATGATTATTATGCTGACACTGCCAAATATGAAGGATGGAAGCAATTAATTTCACGCGAAGCAGTGACAGATGAAGATAGTTTAGAACTCAAACAAGCTTTAGCTTCCTCTTTAGTAGAACTTAATATACTACAGGCTAAATTAAAAAATGCCAATTCTGATATAAAAGGAAAGATGAGTAAAACAACAGAGGTGTTGAATGATTGCCGTGCACAGATATCTACATCGCAAGCTGAGAATGCAGAGTTGCGTGGACAGTTGGAACGTGAGAAGCAGAACAGGGAAACACAGGAAGCGCGGCTGAAGGACATGGAACAGAACCTTCACAGTGCCAAAACTAACCAGGATGATAAAAAACTGGAGCTTGAGGAATCTGTCATCACACTAAAAG gaatAGTGAACCTGGATAAGAACCAGATGAGTCAACTTGAGGATGAAAATGACAAACTCAGGAAGAAAATCTCGGAATTCCAGCGTGAAAACATCAAACTTAAAGAG atttctTCGTGTTGTATACAG GACTTCAACGAGTTAAAGATGTACAATGACAAAGCTCAGCAGACAATAAAAGACCTGAAGTCTTGTCTAGAGGATGCTAGAACTGAGAGAAATCAGATGGTTGGGGAAATTAAGAAACTGAAAGACCAGAGCAAGAATAACGCTGTCTCGTCTATCATTAACAACTATATGGAGAAGGGATTATATGAGGATGCAGAAAAAGATCATGTAGCTGATCGAGacagatcaaggtcaaggtcaccaaataGATTTATTCAGCCAAGGAGTGTGTCACCTGTGTTCTCAAGGCCAGTTACACCGGTACGGACATCCAGTCCGGTGAGGATGTCAGATCATAGCTACACAGTGTCTGCCTACACCCCAGGGTCAAGGTCCCAGACTCCAACACCCTGTTCTTTCAGCTATGAAGATATTTCACCTGATGGTCATGAAATATATCCTCATAGGAGAACAAGGTCATATGTACAAAAATTTGGTGCACAGGATGTGTCTTCATCACAGGTTGACCTGAATGACCCAGAAATAGCAGAATTGCTGAAACCCAAAACGAGGCTAACGTATGATCTGGATGATAACCTTGAGAATGGTCCTCAAGCTAAACGCAAATTACTTTACAGTCCGTATATGGACAAGGACTTTGTTCCAAGGAGTAATCAGAATGGTTATATTGAAAAAGACACTAATTATGAACAAGAGAGTTTACTTTTAAAGAAAGAAACTAGTCATAGGAAGTCTGAAGTTGAAGAAGAATGGGAGAGTAGGAAATTTATCGATGCCTTAGATCATGCCGTTACACAAACCCCTGCACAATTAGCACAGCAGCGCTTCCTGCAAGGTCTCTCCTCAACTGGAGATGACACCACCAGGTGGAGAAGTCCTTCTAAGGGTATACTGAAAAACACAAAGAGTGCCCAGAATATGTCCATTAAGGAGAATATCTCACCTAGCAGACGGTCATTTGAGTCAAGGTCATATTCACCTTCAGTAAGGTCACCTTTGGGGTACACCACAGGAAAACCTGCTTCAAGATCATATACACCTGAACCCTCCTCAACAAAGTCATATAACCCTACAAGGTCATACAgcaacactgcccagacaaggtCATATTCTCCAAACAACAGAAATAGGTCACAATCACCTAGaactgtaggtcaaaggtcgtaTTCACCTGGAAATAGATCATCTTCCCCTGGATACAAAGGGAGCACAACAAAGGACAGCGGATACAGTACACCAACCCAGCCAATGAGATACAGGTCTTCAGTTGTCAATGACAACAGAGATTACAGTCGACCTAGAACTCCGACCTCTTCTAGATCACATGCAGA aaaGAAGAGTGGCTTACTGTCAGATGAAGAAAGACGGTACGCTGATCTGTTGATCGACAAATATACCAG cGATGATGTGATCAATGTGCAGGAATGCTATGCAGAAAGCCATAAACTCAAACCAACTGACCTCTGgtgctga
- the LOC123564281 gene encoding uncharacterized protein LOC123564281 isoform X3, producing MSVLQVYLNWVNSVLSDVGGTPCSGVTTVQEGRIVCQLIDKLCPSVTLQQNVRNSGNTTPQRYLRAALDHMRSHGIKFHFTPQDWKKWEKNILDGDIKSILDVLWLIILNYSVHSIGSSPYQRSVGIGKKLLLDWCQRELQVQFDPQNSLTYNLCTGDWFLKLLTKNSDKPLNEDIEREENLKTQLLAIERKYGIKDNLIKPSDITEGTIDEHTLMIYISLLRLKIGDSVDVPLKSPRELSFQPVENSATDDTTSSGKTQEVPAIVFSEAKSPSPETDIDPVQIFTTPPQSVSPDSSPTQSPPRKRSPEGSETSDWMSQSSGSPMSSLHDKLYEQKSPELPAEAETVIKQTISQHVEGHITPSEDGMQKDSSKHSSRIPVRVKDGDESHRSVSSPGRIEGDKDKTVTRKISIKVQRPRSPNSIMAEARARQEQERERKRKEKEELDRKRREEKDEPVMTGSASEADISETGTRVKYSFETDPVKSDDDDIVKDRPKGTSVSVNLPNSVQMNGEIHDGVPVFVMPGQKHDMELLLEALRHARTEASVQDQLIQNAPADQPDFRHVVDKNIEQLEAQLAAVKAQSKELFEDRSRKQEMERGRASAREPHRARRGEGHSPPRGILDVMVNQNVQPQETSPKERMYDESRSTPPGILRNRGRSPTDHVRRLTEDGRSRGESYSPDKHRSSPYQNGTDGDDADKRLIKFLTNEIENMKLKMSVLEQKNQQRSQSPYGMGPRITGGLPERDRSPAQISSRARARFSDSDGNLGSYSPARRTRSTDMIEELRSRSPRFDSPGRSPSRSPRFDSPGRSSSRSPRFDSPGRSSSRSPARSPVGMYRSRTPDRISSRERIRPISPSARVLSLQDLSTSINDDLDGNLTFSPASGSKPVSLGYSSPIRKVNDEIWGYGQTDDDYYADTAKYEGWKQLISREAVTDEDSLELKQALASSLVELNILQAKLKNANSDIKGKMSKTTEVLNDCRAQISTSQAENAELRGQLEREKQNRETQEARLKDMEQNLHSAKTNQDDKKLELEESVITLKGIVNLDKNQMSQLEDENDKLRKKISEFQRENIKLKEDFNELKMYNDKAQQTIKDLKSCLEDARTERNQMVGEIKKLKDQSKNNAVSSIINNYMEKGLYEDAEKDHVADRDRSRSRSPNRFIQPRSVSPVFSRPVTPVRTSSPVRMSDHSYTVSAYTPGSRSQTPTPCSFSYEDISPDGHEIYPHRRTRSYVQKFGAQDVSSSQVDLNDPEIAELLKPKTRLTYDLDDNLENGPQAKRKLLYSPYMDKDFVPRSNQNGYIEKDTNYEQESLLLKKETSHRKSEVEEEWESRKFIDALDHAVTQTPAQLAQQRFLQGLSSTGDDTTRWRSPSKGILKNTKSAQNMSIKENISPSRRSFESRSYSPSVRSPLGYTTGKPASRSYTPEPSSTKSYNPTRSYSNTAQTRSYSPNNRNRSQSPRTVGQRSYSPGNRSSSPGYKGSTTKDSGYSTPTQPMRYRSSVVNDNRDYSRPRTPTSSRSHAEKKSGLLSDEERRYADLLIDKYTSDDVINVQECYAESHKLKPTDLWC from the exons tttatgtaCTGGGGATTGGTTTCTGAAACTTCTGACTAAAAATTCTGACAAACCACTAAATGAGGATATA GAAAGAGAAGAAAACTTGAAGACTCAGCTTTTGGCAATAGAACGTAAATACGGAATAAAAGATAACCTCATCAA GCCATCAGACATTACTGAAGGTACAATAGATGAGCACACTTTGATGATATACATCTCTCTCTTAAGACTGAAG ATTGGAGATTCTGTTGATGTACCTTTGAAATCTCCTCGAGAATTATCATTTCAG CCTGTAGAGAATTCTGCCACAGATGATACTACATCTAGTGGTAAAACTCAAGAAGTACCCGCCATTGTGTTTTCAGAAGCCAAATCTCCTAGTCCAGAAACTGACATAGATCCAGTCCAAATATTCACCACTCCACCACAGTCTGTTTCGCCAGATTCTTCACCTACGCAATCACCGCCACGGAAACGATCGCCGGAGGGATCGGAAACTTCTGATTGGATGTCCCAGTCATCTGGTTCACCAATGTCATCACTTCATGATAAACTTTATGAACAAAAATCCCCTGAATTGCCTGCAGAGGCAGAAACTGTGATAAAACAAACTATAAGTCAGCATGTTGAGGGACATATAACTCCTTCTGAAGACGGCATGCAAAAAGATTCTAGTAAACATAGTAGTAGAATTCCAGTAAGAGTAAAAGACGGTGATGAATCACATAGATCTGTCAGTAGTCCTGGAAGAATAGAAGGTGATAAAGATAAAACTGTGACTAGAAAAATTAGTATTAAAGTTCAGAGGCCTAGAAGTCCTAACAGTATTATGGCTGAGGCAAGGGCTCGGCAAGAGCAGGAGAGAGAGAGAAAGCGAAAGGAAAAAGAGGAACTAGATAGAAAGAGGAGAGAAGAGAAAGATGAGCCTGTAATGACAGGCAGTGCGAGTGAAGCTGACATTTCTGAAACTGGAACTAGGgtaaaatattcttttgaaacTGATCCAGTAAaatctgatgatgatgatatagtGAAAGATAGACCTAAAGGTACTAGTGTTAGTGTTAATTTACCAAATTCAGTACAAATGAATGGAGAAATTCATGATGGAGTACCTGTTTTTGTAATGCCTGGACAAAAACATGATATGGAATTATTGTTAGAAGCATTAAGGCATGCTAGAACTGAAGCAAGTGTACAAGATCAGTTAATACAGAATGCACCAGCTGATCAGCCAGATTTTCGCCATGTTGTGGATAAGAATATAGAACAGTTAGAGGCGCAGTTAGCTGCTGTGAAAGCTCAGTCTAAAGAGTTATTTGAGGATCGCAGCAGAAAACAAGAAATGGAAAGAGGAAGGGCATCAGCCAGAGAGCCACATAGAGCACGCAGAGGTGAAGGGCACAGCCCACCTCGGGGAATTCTTGATGTCATGGTCAATCAAAATGTACAACCACAGGAGACAAGTCCTAAAGAGAGAATGTATGATGAAAGTAGAAGCACACCCCCAGGTATATTACGTAATCGAGGCCGGTCCCCAACAGATCATGTTCGTAGGTTGACCGAAGATGGAAGGTCAAGAGGTGAATCATATAGTCCTGACAAACACAGGTCGTCACCATATCAGAATGGAACTGATGGGGATGATGCAGACAAAagattaattaaatttttaacaaatgagattgaaaatatgaaattgaagATGTCAGTGCTGGAGCAGAAAAACCAACAAAGATCTCAGAGTCCTTATGGAATGGGCCCAAGGATAACTGGTGGCTTACCAGAAAGGGATAGAAGTCCTGCCCAGATTAGTTCTCGAGCCAGGGCTAGATTTTCTGATTCTGATGGTAACTTAGGAAGTTATTCTCCAGCCAGAAGGACAAGATCAACAGATATGATAGAAgagttaaggtcaaggtcacctagaTTTGATAGTCCAGGAAGGTCTCCTTCAAGGTCACCTAGATTTGATAGTCCAGGAAGGTCATCTTCAAGGTCACCTAGATTCGATAGTCCAGGAAGGTCATCTTCAAGGTCTCCTGCACGCTCACCAGTCGGTATGTACAGATCTCGTACTCCTGATAGAATTTCATCAAGGGAGAGAATTCGACCAATATCACCTTCTGCTAGAGTGTTAAGTTTGCAAGATTTGTCTACCTCTATTAATGATGATCTTGATGGAAACTTGACGTTTTCTCCAGCAAGTGGTTCAAAACCGGTCAGTCTCGGATATAGTAGCCCTATTAGAAAAGTGAATGATGAAATTTGGGGCTATGGACAAACTGATGATGATTATTATGCTGACACTGCCAAATATGAAGGATGGAAGCAATTAATTTCACGCGAAGCAGTGACAGATGAAGATAGTTTAGAACTCAAACAAGCTTTAGCTTCCTCTTTAGTAGAACTTAATATACTACAGGCTAAATTAAAAAATGCCAATTCTGATATAAAAGGAAAGATGAGTAAAACAACAGAGGTGTTGAATGATTGCCGTGCACAGATATCTACATCGCAAGCTGAGAATGCAGAGTTGCGTGGACAGTTGGAACGTGAGAAGCAGAACAGGGAAACACAGGAAGCGCGGCTGAAGGACATGGAACAGAACCTTCACAGTGCCAAAACTAACCAGGATGATAAAAAACTGGAGCTTGAGGAATCTGTCATCACACTAAAAG gaatAGTGAACCTGGATAAGAACCAGATGAGTCAACTTGAGGATGAAAATGACAAACTCAGGAAGAAAATCTCGGAATTCCAGCGTGAAAACATCAAACTTAAAGAG GACTTCAACGAGTTAAAGATGTACAATGACAAAGCTCAGCAGACAATAAAAGACCTGAAGTCTTGTCTAGAGGATGCTAGAACTGAGAGAAATCAGATGGTTGGGGAAATTAAGAAACTGAAAGACCAGAGCAAGAATAACGCTGTCTCGTCTATCATTAACAACTATATGGAGAAGGGATTATATGAGGATGCAGAAAAAGATCATGTAGCTGATCGAGacagatcaaggtcaaggtcaccaaataGATTTATTCAGCCAAGGAGTGTGTCACCTGTGTTCTCAAGGCCAGTTACACCGGTACGGACATCCAGTCCGGTGAGGATGTCAGATCATAGCTACACAGTGTCTGCCTACACCCCAGGGTCAAGGTCCCAGACTCCAACACCCTGTTCTTTCAGCTATGAAGATATTTCACCTGATGGTCATGAAATATATCCTCATAGGAGAACAAGGTCATATGTACAAAAATTTGGTGCACAGGATGTGTCTTCATCACAGGTTGACCTGAATGACCCAGAAATAGCAGAATTGCTGAAACCCAAAACGAGGCTAACGTATGATCTGGATGATAACCTTGAGAATGGTCCTCAAGCTAAACGCAAATTACTTTACAGTCCGTATATGGACAAGGACTTTGTTCCAAGGAGTAATCAGAATGGTTATATTGAAAAAGACACTAATTATGAACAAGAGAGTTTACTTTTAAAGAAAGAAACTAGTCATAGGAAGTCTGAAGTTGAAGAAGAATGGGAGAGTAGGAAATTTATCGATGCCTTAGATCATGCCGTTACACAAACCCCTGCACAATTAGCACAGCAGCGCTTCCTGCAAGGTCTCTCCTCAACTGGAGATGACACCACCAGGTGGAGAAGTCCTTCTAAGGGTATACTGAAAAACACAAAGAGTGCCCAGAATATGTCCATTAAGGAGAATATCTCACCTAGCAGACGGTCATTTGAGTCAAGGTCATATTCACCTTCAGTAAGGTCACCTTTGGGGTACACCACAGGAAAACCTGCTTCAAGATCATATACACCTGAACCCTCCTCAACAAAGTCATATAACCCTACAAGGTCATACAgcaacactgcccagacaaggtCATATTCTCCAAACAACAGAAATAGGTCACAATCACCTAGaactgtaggtcaaaggtcgtaTTCACCTGGAAATAGATCATCTTCCCCTGGATACAAAGGGAGCACAACAAAGGACAGCGGATACAGTACACCAACCCAGCCAATGAGATACAGGTCTTCAGTTGTCAATGACAACAGAGATTACAGTCGACCTAGAACTCCGACCTCTTCTAGATCACATGCAGA aaaGAAGAGTGGCTTACTGTCAGATGAAGAAAGACGGTACGCTGATCTGTTGATCGACAAATATACCAG cGATGATGTGATCAATGTGCAGGAATGCTATGCAGAAAGCCATAAACTCAAACCAACTGACCTCTGgtgctga